In one Mucilaginibacter sp. PAMB04168 genomic region, the following are encoded:
- a CDS encoding gliding motility protein RemB → MKKAQPNSFKSTIAFQILFYLLIYTLSAQAQVRYQPYSYQFYQKLNDSVYSTKTNFHSAIKPYLIDDTTLYAKYKTLTDYGVDTLNRRSWVHRKLFDEHLIDIKKSDYTFFADYLPDLTLGREFSNSRTTWLNTRGYQVGGTVGKKFYFYSSGYENQAVFPDYFNTYINQTGIVSGQAYDRKPGGKTKDWSYVTALLSYTPSKYLNIALGHDKNFIGDGYRSMLLSDFSSPYTFLKLTGNLGNVSYMAMWSYMQDPRAPKVGTDIGNRKKWGVFHYLDWNVTKRLSLGFFDSVIWAVTDDNGNRRGFDFTYGNPFIFLRPVEADNGSPDNALIGFNGKYKVSDHATLYGQFALDEFEAKNFFSGKGSSRNKYGWQIGVRGTNIFNINSLNYLIEYNGAKPYTYTSTFRIKNYAQQNEPLAHPFGANFKELLGLVNYSYKRFDFTGQLNYGHYGLDINGLNYGKDIFLSYLTPARYDGPTEDFGTGNSAYTTGNYTGQGLTTNMYYAEGKIAYLLNSKYNLRIEAGGLYRRETNNIFTDKNTMFTIGLRSSFRNLYQDVARYRSM, encoded by the coding sequence ATGAAAAAAGCTCAACCAAACTCTTTCAAAAGCACAATAGCGTTTCAGATCCTGTTTTATTTGTTGATATATACTTTAAGCGCACAAGCTCAGGTTCGTTATCAGCCATATAGTTATCAATTCTATCAGAAGCTGAACGACTCTGTTTACTCAACTAAAACAAACTTTCATAGCGCAATTAAACCTTATTTAATAGACGATACGACGTTATATGCAAAATATAAGACCTTAACCGACTATGGGGTTGACACGTTAAATCGTCGCAGCTGGGTGCACCGAAAACTATTCGACGAACATTTGATAGACATCAAAAAAAGCGATTATACTTTTTTTGCGGATTATCTTCCAGATTTGACCCTAGGCAGGGAGTTTAGCAATTCCCGGACTACTTGGCTGAACACCAGAGGATATCAAGTTGGAGGAACAGTTGGTAAAAAGTTTTATTTTTACTCAAGTGGCTACGAAAATCAAGCCGTTTTCCCTGATTACTTTAATACTTATATTAACCAAACAGGAATTGTTTCGGGGCAGGCATATGACCGCAAGCCGGGCGGTAAGACTAAGGATTGGTCATATGTTACAGCTTTACTTTCATATACTCCTTCTAAATATCTTAACATTGCTTTAGGGCATGATAAGAACTTCATAGGCGACGGATACCGCTCTATGCTTTTATCTGACTTCAGTTCGCCCTACACCTTTTTAAAGCTTACAGGCAATTTAGGAAATGTAAGTTACATGGCTATGTGGAGCTATATGCAAGACCCACGCGCGCCTAAAGTTGGTACGGATATAGGCAATCGTAAAAAATGGGGAGTATTTCATTATTTAGATTGGAATGTTACAAAACGCTTATCGTTGGGATTTTTCGACTCTGTTATCTGGGCAGTAACTGATGACAATGGAAACAGACGCGGATTTGACTTTACTTATGGCAATCCCTTTATATTTTTGAGACCAGTTGAAGCTGATAACGGCTCTCCAGATAATGCCCTGATTGGTTTTAATGGCAAATATAAAGTTTCAGACCATGCTACACTATATGGCCAGTTTGCTTTAGATGAGTTTGAAGCCAAGAACTTCTTTTCAGGGAAAGGCAGCTCAAGAAATAAATATGGGTGGCAAATTGGTGTTCGTGGGACAAATATTTTTAACATAAACAGCCTCAATTATTTGATCGAATATAACGGCGCTAAGCCATACACTTATACTTCAACATTTAGAATAAAAAACTATGCTCAGCAAAATGAACCGCTAGCACATCCATTTGGAGCAAATTTTAAAGAACTGCTTGGCTTAGTAAATTATAGTTATAAGCGTTTTGATTTTACCGGACAGCTTAATTACGGTCATTATGGACTTGATATAAATGGCTTGAATTATGGAAAAGATATATTTTTATCTTATTTAACTCCAGCCAGATATGATGGGCCAACCGAAGATTTTGGTACTGGTAATAGTGCTTATACTACCGGCAATTATACCGGCCAGGGATTAACAACAAATATGTACTATGCCGAAGGTAAAATAGCTTATTTACTAAATTCGAAATACAACTTACGGATTGAAGCAGGTGGGCTATATCGTAGAGAAACTAATAATATCTTTACTGATAAAAATACAATGTTTACTATTGGGTTACGTAGTTCGTTTAGAAATTTATATCAGGATGTGGCAAGATATAGAAGTATGTAA
- a CDS encoding FtsX-like permease family protein — protein MLFVFYEKSFDKFHTKNIYRLSEVQKFPGMVASQKVALSMYPMGPSLKNDYPAVKNFTRVKWSNKYQLANQSKRVFLPQVLFTDSAFLSIFSFQLLKGDRKTALEKPNSIIITQQTALKLFGNKDPMGKTVMHYGSDTVSFAVTGVLADVPQNSQLQFDGLLSLSSIHESWMDSWSGNWLNTYVELAPGTDIKVLENKMPAFLKKYMPNNDSWKLYELFFTPISEVHASTTDVGLDYLNYQKFDKQSTNLFSVIALVVLVIACVNFMNLTTARSIERSKEVGIRKSIGAHRTQLACQFLGETAMLSLIALVLALVIVKLCLPYVNRLSQRNLELSLFSNPALLVGLVLLTVVVGLIAGLYPAVFLSSFQPVKVLKGAVSLRSSKSGLRNILVVGQFSSAVFLMITTVFVIKQLKFMQKRDPGFSREQIITIPLNDVAKKKYDQLKQDLLSNSLINGVTGSQDVLGSHLDQGGVGYKPENGPVRVLTSTRLIVDKDFLNLYNIKLTAGSNFSTGENGYGREYIINEELAKELLKDEPKKKLQSLIGRQFGFDSLGVITGIAKNFNFNSMHHKVETMFMFNVKAWGYSQMSVKISPGRTKEALAFIKSKWANTIPDYPFEYQFVEDHFSEVYRADNQVSQVIGILAGLAIFISSLGLLGLASYSAEKRIKEIGVRKVLGASVNNIVFLISGHFLKLIILANIIAWPLAWLAMHKWLNNFAYRITIDLSVFASVAIVSIVVALFTISFQSVKAAIVNPVKSLRTE, from the coding sequence ATGCTTTTTGTTTTTTACGAGAAAAGCTTCGATAAATTTCACACAAAAAACATTTATCGTTTGAGTGAGGTGCAAAAGTTTCCGGGTATGGTAGCTTCGCAAAAAGTTGCGCTTTCCATGTACCCGATGGGACCTAGCCTTAAAAATGACTACCCTGCGGTAAAGAACTTTACACGGGTAAAATGGAGCAATAAGTATCAACTGGCTAACCAGTCGAAAAGGGTTTTCCTACCGCAGGTGCTATTTACAGACTCTGCCTTTCTAAGTATATTCAGTTTCCAGTTACTCAAAGGCGATAGGAAAACGGCTCTTGAAAAACCAAATAGCATAATAATCACTCAGCAAACGGCCCTAAAGTTATTTGGTAATAAAGATCCCATGGGTAAAACCGTTATGCACTATGGCTCTGATACCGTAAGCTTCGCCGTTACCGGAGTACTTGCAGATGTGCCTCAAAATTCACAATTACAGTTCGACGGCTTACTATCACTAAGCAGCATTCATGAATCATGGATGGACAGCTGGAGCGGCAACTGGCTAAATACTTATGTGGAGCTTGCTCCAGGAACAGATATAAAAGTGCTGGAAAACAAAATGCCGGCTTTTTTGAAAAAATATATGCCCAATAATGATTCATGGAAGTTGTATGAACTGTTTTTTACTCCCATCAGTGAAGTTCACGCATCAACTACAGACGTTGGACTGGATTACCTGAATTATCAAAAATTTGATAAACAGTCAACCAATTTGTTTAGTGTAATCGCTCTTGTTGTGCTTGTTATAGCCTGTGTTAATTTTATGAACCTTACAACGGCACGGTCTATAGAGCGTTCGAAAGAAGTGGGCATACGTAAATCAATAGGAGCGCATCGTACACAACTTGCATGTCAGTTTTTGGGTGAAACGGCTATGTTATCACTTATTGCCCTCGTCTTAGCTTTAGTGATTGTTAAATTATGTCTGCCTTATGTTAATCGGCTTAGTCAGCGTAATCTGGAGCTGTCTTTATTCAGCAATCCGGCATTGTTAGTGGGTTTGGTTTTACTGACAGTTGTGGTCGGTTTAATAGCGGGCTTGTATCCGGCAGTGTTCCTGTCATCTTTTCAACCAGTCAAGGTGCTTAAAGGTGCGGTATCTTTGCGTTCTAGCAAGTCTGGTTTACGTAATATACTGGTTGTTGGTCAGTTCTCAAGTGCTGTTTTTTTAATGATAACAACTGTTTTTGTTATTAAACAACTTAAGTTTATGCAAAAGCGCGACCCAGGGTTTAGTCGTGAACAAATTATTACCATACCGCTTAACGACGTTGCAAAGAAAAAATACGACCAACTAAAGCAGGATTTATTAAGCAATAGCTTAATAAATGGCGTAACCGGGTCGCAGGACGTGCTGGGCAGTCATCTTGATCAGGGTGGAGTGGGGTACAAACCAGAGAATGGACCGGTACGTGTTCTTACCTCTACCAGGCTTATTGTTGATAAAGACTTTTTAAATTTATATAACATTAAACTGACTGCGGGCAGTAATTTTTCGACTGGTGAAAATGGTTATGGTAGAGAGTACATCATTAATGAAGAACTTGCCAAAGAACTACTTAAGGATGAGCCTAAGAAAAAATTACAGTCGCTCATTGGCAGGCAGTTTGGGTTCGATTCACTTGGTGTAATTACAGGTATAGCTAAAAACTTTAACTTCAACTCTATGCATCATAAGGTGGAAACCATGTTTATGTTCAATGTAAAAGCTTGGGGTTATAGCCAAATGTCGGTAAAAATAAGTCCGGGCAGAACCAAAGAGGCGCTTGCTTTCATCAAATCAAAGTGGGCAAATACTATTCCGGATTACCCTTTCGAGTACCAGTTTGTTGAAGATCACTTTAGTGAAGTATATCGCGCCGATAACCAGGTGAGCCAGGTAATAGGAATCTTAGCCGGCTTAGCTATTTTCATATCGAGCCTTGGCCTGCTCGGGTTGGCGTCTTACTCTGCCGAAAAGCGGATTAAAGAAATTGGGGTAAGAAAGGTGTTGGGCGCATCAGTTAATAACATTGTATTCTTAATTTCAGGGCATTTCCTTAAATTAATAATCTTAGCAAATATTATTGCATGGCCGCTAGCCTGGCTGGCCATGCACAAGTGGTTAAATAACTTTGCTTACCGCATAACTATCGATTTATCTGTTTTTGCATCGGTAGCAATCGTGTCAATAGTAGTAGCATTATTTACCATTAGCTTTCAATCGGTAAAGGCTGCTATAGTTAACCCTGTAAAAAGTTTGCGCACAGAATAG
- a CDS encoding glycosyltransferase family 1 protein, with product MSTIHICVDARILKTGIGVYLQNGLSKLQESRNINTMALVKDTDEEDDIFKGRVSAKKFNFNIYTIKEQLGFREAIPKCNLFWSPHYNVPFFKIDAKHRVVTIHDVYHLHIFKQLSLLQKVYVKVAMKAATLLSDSIITVSDFSKNEIVKYTGCKPEKINVIYNGVNQKSHVKDFTAIQSEYGMPDNYLLFVGSVKPHKNLSKLLDAYLILNKSFQEKYKIVIVGKKDGFITADEGLFNIIQSNEVLKKSIVFTGYVKDVDMDTIYANASVFVFPSLYEGFGLPPLEAMKCNCPVAASDIPSVREICEDAVLYFNPDSSLEIKRAIEKILSNSMLREELIFKGLNQIKKFDWNVSANKHLELFEKYIKDV from the coding sequence ATGAGCACAATACATATATGCGTAGATGCAAGAATACTGAAAACAGGTATAGGAGTATACTTACAAAACGGCTTAAGTAAACTTCAAGAAAGCAGAAATATAAATACTATGGCGCTTGTAAAGGATACTGATGAGGAAGATGATATTTTTAAAGGGAGGGTTTCAGCAAAAAAATTTAATTTCAATATTTATACAATAAAAGAACAACTTGGCTTCAGAGAAGCTATTCCAAAATGTAATTTGTTCTGGTCGCCACATTATAACGTACCCTTCTTTAAAATTGATGCAAAACACAGAGTTGTAACCATACACGACGTTTACCATTTGCACATATTTAAACAACTTTCTCTTTTGCAGAAGGTCTATGTGAAGGTTGCAATGAAAGCTGCGACTCTGTTGTCAGATAGCATTATAACGGTGTCTGATTTTTCAAAGAATGAAATTGTAAAATACACTGGTTGCAAGCCGGAAAAAATTAATGTAATTTATAACGGAGTAAATCAAAAGTCCCACGTAAAGGATTTTACCGCTATTCAAAGTGAGTATGGTATGCCTGATAACTATTTGTTATTTGTTGGAAGTGTAAAGCCCCATAAAAATTTATCTAAATTACTTGATGCTTATTTGATACTAAATAAATCGTTTCAAGAAAAATACAAGATCGTAATCGTAGGCAAAAAAGATGGATTTATCACAGCAGACGAAGGATTGTTTAACATAATACAAAGCAATGAGGTGCTTAAGAAATCAATTGTTTTTACAGGTTATGTAAAGGATGTTGACATGGATACCATATATGCCAATGCTTCAGTTTTTGTGTTCCCTTCGTTATATGAAGGTTTTGGTTTACCTCCTTTGGAGGCGATGAAATGTAACTGTCCTGTTGCAGCTTCGGATATACCAAGTGTAAGAGAGATATGTGAAGATGCAGTTTTATATTTTAATCCTGATAGTAGCCTTGAAATTAAAAGAGCTATAGAAAAAATTTTATCAAACAGCATGTTAAGAGAGGAATTAATTTTTAAAGGATTGAATCAAATAAAAAAATTTGATTGGAATGTGAGTGCGAATAAACATTTAGAATTGTTTGAAAAATACATCAAGGATGTTTAA
- a CDS encoding NAD(P)-dependent oxidoreductase, with the protein MNYLIFGGAGFIGTHLAKYITSLNLSSSVINSYDIYNKVQSDFIKLDVRKRILLDLNDSSNSIIYNLAAIHTTPGHPDHDYFETNIFGAENICDFARSNNINTIVFTSSIAPYGPSEELKLETTIPMPNTPYGISKLTAEYIHKVWQAEDPDNRKLIIVRPGVVFGQNEGGNFTRLYQSLKKGFFFYPGRRDTTKAAVYVKDVVRILYETSVGQGTGVATYNLTYSPAPTIQKICEVMAQVTGVNEPKLLVPASLMKLAASTIYYSGNLLGKKINGIHPDRVKKLMISTNISGKKLDESPYKLQYTLKEAIADWYNDCNKMDLH; encoded by the coding sequence ATGAATTATTTAATTTTTGGTGGAGCTGGGTTTATAGGAACTCATTTAGCCAAATATATAACAAGTCTTAATTTAAGCTCATCAGTAATTAATAGCTATGATATATATAATAAAGTACAAAGTGATTTTATAAAGTTGGATGTAAGGAAACGTATTTTGTTAGACCTAAATGATTCAAGTAATTCAATTATATATAACCTTGCTGCCATACATACTACTCCCGGCCATCCTGATCACGATTATTTTGAAACGAATATTTTTGGCGCAGAGAATATCTGTGATTTTGCTAGAAGCAATAATATAAACACAATCGTATTTACAAGTTCTATTGCTCCTTATGGCCCATCTGAAGAGCTTAAATTAGAAACAACAATTCCGATGCCTAATACACCCTATGGCATTTCAAAATTGACGGCTGAATACATTCATAAAGTATGGCAAGCAGAAGATCCGGATAACAGAAAATTAATAATTGTACGTCCCGGGGTGGTATTTGGACAAAATGAAGGTGGTAATTTTACAAGGTTATACCAGTCTTTAAAAAAAGGCTTTTTCTTTTATCCTGGTAGGAGGGATACAACAAAGGCGGCAGTCTACGTTAAAGATGTTGTCAGAATATTGTATGAAACATCAGTTGGTCAGGGCACGGGCGTGGCCACGTATAATTTGACTTATTCTCCGGCACCCACAATACAGAAGATATGTGAGGTTATGGCCCAAGTTACAGGCGTAAACGAACCCAAGTTATTAGTACCTGCATCACTAATGAAATTAGCAGCAAGTACAATATATTATTCAGGTAATTTGTTAGGAAAAAAAATTAACGGCATTCACCCCGACAGAGTTAAAAAATTAATGATTTCTACTAACATATCAGGAAAGAAGCTTGATGAATCACCCTATAAATTGCAGTATACGTTAAAGGAGGCAATTGCTGATTGGTATAACGACTGTAATAAAATGGACTTACATTAG
- a CDS encoding undecaprenyl-phosphate glucose phosphotransferase yields MSHRYATFIKAINLSVDYVILNVSMILAYIIVDKSYIIWINNKNYLPIVLVFNLIWLLSANITRFYEQVLNKDSIKTYRGVFKTYLLFVSLICFTVLIIIGTKAYSITRQYLFYSLALFGFLLGIWKLIFLAIRRSDRALLTDFRRAVIVGGGRIGTDLYNFINLNPERGYKILGIFDDRNTEINRNLFLGGTDRCIEYVKENRVDEIFCTLPNTEADKIEQLMMDADKNLIRFKLVPEFYYTHKPTFVQNFGHIPVISIRPEPLENMLNRFFKRLFDISFSLFIILFVFSWLFPILAILIKLGSNGPIFFVQVRSGRDNEAFRCFKFRSMKVNKDSDSKQATRGDSRITRIGAFLRKTNLDELPQFFNVLMGHMTVVGPRPHMLKHTEEYSKLIDQFMVRHFLKPGITGWAQVNGLRGETKTTEDMLQRVEADVWYLENWSFLLDLKIIFLTFWGTVRGDKNAF; encoded by the coding sequence ATGAGCCACAGATACGCTACTTTCATAAAAGCCATAAATCTTTCTGTTGATTATGTGATTTTGAATGTTAGTATGATACTGGCCTATATTATAGTTGATAAATCATACATCATCTGGATCAACAATAAAAATTATTTACCAATTGTATTAGTTTTCAATTTAATATGGCTGTTGTCTGCTAATATTACTCGTTTTTACGAGCAGGTATTAAATAAAGACTCTATAAAAACTTACAGGGGCGTTTTTAAAACCTACTTATTGTTTGTGAGCCTTATTTGCTTTACGGTTCTCATCATTATTGGTACTAAGGCTTATTCTATCACACGTCAATACTTATTTTATTCCTTAGCACTTTTTGGCTTTTTACTGGGTATTTGGAAGCTTATTTTCCTGGCTATAAGGCGTAGCGATCGCGCGCTGTTAACTGACTTCAGGCGGGCCGTGATTGTTGGAGGTGGCCGAATTGGTACCGACCTTTATAATTTTATCAACCTCAATCCTGAAAGGGGATATAAAATACTGGGTATATTTGACGACCGCAATACTGAGATTAACAGAAATCTTTTTCTGGGTGGTACCGACCGTTGTATAGAATATGTGAAGGAAAATCGCGTTGATGAGATCTTTTGTACTCTTCCCAATACTGAGGCAGACAAGATTGAGCAACTTATGATGGATGCGGATAAAAACCTTATCCGCTTTAAGCTCGTGCCTGAATTCTATTATACCCACAAGCCAACTTTTGTTCAAAATTTCGGGCACATACCCGTTATTTCGATCAGACCCGAACCCTTGGAAAACATGCTCAATCGCTTTTTTAAGCGCTTGTTCGATATATCCTTTTCTTTATTTATTATCCTGTTTGTGTTTAGCTGGTTATTTCCAATTTTGGCCATCCTTATAAAGTTGGGCTCAAACGGACCTATATTTTTTGTTCAAGTACGTTCAGGACGTGATAACGAAGCTTTTCGTTGCTTCAAGTTCCGCAGTATGAAAGTGAACAAGGATTCGGACAGCAAACAAGCCACCCGTGGCGATTCGCGCATAACCAGGATCGGCGCTTTCCTGCGTAAAACTAACTTAGACGAGCTGCCACAGTTCTTTAATGTACTAATGGGGCATATGACGGTTGTTGGTCCGCGTCCGCACATGCTTAAGCATACCGAAGAATATTCTAAATTGATAGACCAATTTATGGTTCGCCACTTTCTAAAACCGGGCATTACAGGTTGGGCACAGGTAAACGGCTTGCGTGGTGAAACTAAAACAACCGAAGACATGCTGCAAAGGGTAGAAGCTGATGTGTGGTATCTGGAAAACTGGTCGTTCCTGCTTGATCTGAAAATTATTTTCTTAACTTTTTGGGGCACTGTTAGAGGTGATAAGAATGCATTCTAA
- a CDS encoding D-sedoheptulose 7-phosphate isomerase, whose protein sequence is MINDIKDIFNQHISVAQDTLVRLSPKIEEACTIIKACLRAGNKVLLFGNGGSAADAQHIAAEFTGRFVKERRSLPAIALTTDTSALTAIGNDYGFDRIFERQVEGLAAKGDVLVGISTSGNSGNVIKALQLGKHLGCTNIGLSGNNGGQMTDCCDLNLIVPSAVTAHIQEMHILIGHIICTAVDLNY, encoded by the coding sequence ATGATTAACGATATTAAGGATATATTCAATCAACATATTTCTGTAGCACAAGATACGCTTGTTAGGCTTTCTCCTAAGATAGAAGAAGCTTGTACTATTATTAAAGCATGCCTGAGAGCTGGCAATAAAGTGTTATTATTTGGAAACGGCGGTAGCGCTGCTGATGCTCAGCATATTGCAGCGGAGTTTACTGGCCGGTTTGTAAAAGAACGGCGGTCGTTGCCGGCAATTGCGCTTACAACCGACACGTCTGCACTTACTGCAATTGGTAACGATTACGGATTTGATCGCATATTTGAGCGTCAGGTGGAGGGGTTAGCTGCTAAGGGCGATGTACTGGTAGGCATATCAACAAGCGGCAATAGCGGCAATGTTATCAAGGCACTACAGTTGGGCAAACATTTGGGCTGTACCAATATTGGTCTGTCGGGCAATAACGGAGGTCAGATGACTGATTGTTGCGATCTTAATTTGATTGTTCCATCGGCAGTAACAGCACACATACAAGAGATGCATATACTCATAGGGCATATCATTTGTACAGCGGTGGACCTTAATTACTAA
- a CDS encoding glycosyltransferase family 4 protein, producing the protein MKIALVQEWLTTIGGSEKVVQEISKIFPNADLFTLVAIPDTVKALGLDSHKLQTSFIQKLPFAKTKWRSYLPLFPLAIEQFDLADYDLVISSSHSVAKGVLTNSNQLHVCYCHSPIRYAWDLHHQYLKESGLDKGLKGLIAKYLLHRIRSWDIISTNRVDFFISNSNYIGRRIKKIYNRESVTIYPSVAVDEFTLETSKKDYYFTCSRMVPYKRIDLIVNAFSKMPEKKLIVVGDGPDLNKIKAMATANIELLGFQPFETLKSYMSNAKAFVFAAEEDFGIVPVEAQACGTPVIAFGKGGVLESVIDGVTGVLYQEQTESSLINAVELFESKFLNYDPLVIRNHAEKFSRDRFKIQFLNFINNKIQLKNI; encoded by the coding sequence ATGAAGATTGCTTTAGTACAAGAATGGTTAACTACAATTGGTGGGTCAGAAAAAGTTGTTCAAGAAATATCTAAAATTTTTCCAAATGCGGATCTTTTTACCTTAGTAGCTATTCCAGATACTGTTAAAGCCCTTGGTTTAGACTCTCATAAATTGCAAACGTCTTTTATACAGAAGCTTCCATTTGCAAAAACAAAGTGGAGATCTTACTTACCACTTTTTCCTCTTGCTATTGAGCAGTTCGACCTCGCGGATTATGACCTAGTTATCTCCTCATCGCACTCAGTGGCCAAAGGAGTTTTAACCAATTCAAACCAACTTCATGTATGTTATTGTCATTCACCAATAAGATATGCCTGGGATTTGCACCATCAATATCTAAAAGAATCAGGTTTAGATAAGGGCTTGAAAGGATTAATAGCAAAATACTTACTTCATAGGATTAGAAGTTGGGATATTATAAGTACAAATAGAGTGGATTTTTTTATATCCAATTCAAATTACATAGGCAGAAGAATTAAGAAAATTTATAATAGAGAAAGTGTTACAATATATCCTAGTGTAGCGGTTGATGAATTTACCTTAGAAACATCAAAAAAGGACTATTACTTTACGTGCTCGAGAATGGTTCCTTATAAAAGGATTGATTTGATTGTTAACGCTTTTTCTAAGATGCCCGAAAAAAAGTTAATTGTAGTAGGAGATGGACCTGACTTAAACAAGATTAAGGCGATGGCAACTGCAAATATTGAGTTATTAGGTTTTCAGCCATTTGAAACGTTGAAAAGTTATATGTCAAATGCAAAAGCTTTTGTATTTGCTGCTGAAGAAGACTTTGGAATCGTTCCGGTTGAAGCGCAGGCTTGTGGAACTCCTGTAATAGCATTTGGAAAAGGAGGAGTGTTAGAATCTGTCATTGACGGAGTAACAGGTGTTTTATACCAAGAGCAAACCGAAAGCTCGCTTATAAACGCCGTTGAATTATTCGAAAGCAAATTTTTAAATTACGATCCTTTGGTGATAAGAAATCATGCTGAAAAATTTAGCAGAGATAGATTTAAAATACAGTTTTTGAACTTCATTAACAATAAGATTCAATTAAAGAATATATAA
- the rfaE1 gene encoding D-glycero-beta-D-manno-heptose-7-phosphate kinase translates to MYNNLNCNSKILVIGDLMIDHYIYGNCDRISLEAPIPVVEITREKRTLGGAGNVLKNLKAFGCTTTIISVTGDDENAAIVEMMLQADGFVFDGLVKDASRCTTIKSRVLAVNHQLIRLDREVTESISSQVEQAVVTKVRDIIDSYEVVLISDYNKGLLTASLVQAVVSICQQSSKIVLVDPKGLDFSKYKGVNLIKPNKKEAGLATGIAIKDKDSLEQACKRIKEITNCNDVVVTMSDEGIALFSDAGLNVIPTKALDVIDVTGAGDTVLASLGLALCSGKSLYEACVFANQAAAVVVSKVGSATATLDEIEQRFNR, encoded by the coding sequence ATGTATAATAATTTGAACTGTAATTCTAAAATTTTAGTTATCGGTGATCTAATGATTGATCATTACATCTACGGTAATTGCGATCGAATATCGCTTGAGGCGCCTATACCCGTAGTGGAAATAACGCGTGAGAAGCGCACATTAGGTGGTGCGGGTAACGTGCTGAAAAACTTGAAGGCCTTTGGTTGTACTACCACCATTATTTCTGTTACTGGAGACGACGAAAATGCAGCGATTGTTGAGATGATGCTTCAAGCGGATGGTTTTGTTTTTGATGGGCTTGTGAAAGATGCAAGCAGATGTACAACAATCAAATCGCGTGTGTTAGCCGTAAATCATCAACTTATTAGGCTGGATCGTGAGGTTACTGAATCAATTAGCTCACAAGTAGAGCAGGCTGTTGTCACTAAGGTCAGAGATATCATCGATAGCTATGAAGTTGTTTTGATATCAGATTATAATAAAGGGTTGCTCACCGCAAGCTTGGTTCAGGCAGTTGTAAGCATATGTCAGCAAAGTAGTAAAATCGTTCTTGTTGATCCCAAAGGGCTTGATTTTTCAAAGTACAAGGGTGTTAATCTCATTAAGCCTAATAAAAAAGAAGCAGGTTTAGCCACTGGTATTGCAATTAAGGACAAGGATAGTTTGGAACAGGCTTGTAAAAGGATTAAAGAAATAACTAACTGTAACGATGTAGTTGTAACAATGTCAGATGAGGGAATTGCCTTGTTTTCTGACGCCGGGTTAAATGTAATTCCTACCAAGGCCCTTGACGTTATTGATGTAACTGGTGCGGGCGATACGGTTTTGGCCTCTTTAGGCCTTGCATTGTGTTCAGGAAAATCCTTGTATGAGGCTTGCGTATTTGCCAATCAGGCAGCTGCCGTTGTTGTAAGTAAAGTAGGCAGTGCTACAGCAACACTTGATGAGATTGAACAAAGGTTTAATAGGTAA